In the Acomys russatus chromosome 13, mAcoRus1.1, whole genome shotgun sequence genome, one interval contains:
- the Mdfic2 gene encoding myoD family inhibitor domain-containing protein 2: MQLTNEKHAEEKPINAIVINSVSEFNITDGPAQESPNEKSLSGSSTSLSSLEECQTKFPYLQTNTSVHRRDADEECASLILTCLFCQFLDCLLMLPDTCETVCINLCCPSHRYYSASDENHARNDCNLSCDVDCSLFESCHETSECLELAMEISEICYR; this comes from the exons ATGCAACTCACAAATGAAAAGCATGCAGAGGAGAAACCTATTAATGCTATCGTTATAAATTCAGTATCCGAATTCAATATCACAGATGGGCCAGCCCAGGAAAGCCCCAATGAGAAAAGCCTGTCAGGATCGAGCACTTCACTCTCCTCCCTCGAAGAATGCCAAACGAAATTTCCCTACCTCCAAACTAATACTTCAGTTCATCGGAGAGACGCTGATG AGGAGTGTGCCTCCCTGATCCTCACCTGTCTCTTTTGCCAGTTCTTGGACTGCCTCCTCATGCTCCCGGACACGTGTGAAACGGTATGCATCAACCTGTGCTGCCCCTCTCACAGGTACTACTCTGCCTCGGATGAGAACCATGCACGCAATGATTGCAACTTGAGCTGCGACGTGGACTGTAGCCTCTTTGAATCCTGCCATGAGACCAGTGAATGCCTGGAGCTGGCCATGGAGATATCAGAAATCTGTTACCGCTAG